A region from the Candidatus Thiothrix putei genome encodes:
- a CDS encoding transposase yields MNSTERALIAQRWSLLQIEILPCFNDAFGTLTPKLEKLIHVLELTRIEDFVRSFRDGSGRPATERSWFANAFVAKSVLNIVNTRALIDRLQNDRSLRRICGFPLTKKLPSESTFSRAFAEFAEQRLAERVHETLVKTYLGDALIGHLCRDSTAIEARERPVAEEKPKKKQGQTRIQRQREQSLQQALDEIPVQCNRGTKKNAQGYKHSWNGYKLHIDTADCGVPIAAILSSASFHDSGAAIPLSQISAQRVTSLYDLMDAAYCSADLHEYSRHLGHVPLIDHNPRGGQKEAFEPADAERYKIRSTVERTNARLKDEFGGRNVWVQGAQKVYSHLMFGILVLSADQLMRVLL; encoded by the coding sequence ATGAATTCTACCGAACGCGCCCTGATTGCACAACGCTGGAGTTTGCTGCAAATTGAAATACTGCCTTGCTTCAATGATGCCTTTGGCACATTGACCCCCAAGCTTGAAAAGCTCATTCACGTACTGGAGCTGACGCGCATTGAAGATTTTGTGCGCTCTTTTCGTGATGGGTCTGGACGGCCAGCGACGGAGCGATCTTGGTTTGCCAATGCTTTTGTCGCCAAAAGCGTGCTCAATATTGTCAATACGCGAGCACTCATTGACCGGCTGCAAAACGATCGCTCCCTGCGACGCATCTGCGGGTTTCCCCTGACCAAGAAACTGCCTTCCGAATCCACCTTTTCACGTGCCTTCGCTGAATTTGCTGAACAGCGTTTAGCGGAACGTGTGCATGAAACGTTGGTGAAAACGTATTTGGGCGATGCGCTGATCGGCCACCTGTGTCGGGATTCAACAGCCATTGAGGCACGTGAACGGCCTGTTGCCGAGGAAAAGCCAAAGAAAAAACAAGGGCAAACACGGATTCAGCGCCAACGGGAACAGTCACTTCAGCAAGCACTCGATGAGATACCGGTTCAGTGTAACCGGGGGACGAAGAAGAATGCCCAAGGCTACAAGCACAGTTGGAACGGCTACAAACTGCATATCGATACCGCCGATTGTGGTGTCCCGATAGCAGCCATTCTGTCTTCCGCCTCCTTTCACGACAGCGGGGCAGCCATCCCACTCTCTCAAATCAGTGCCCAACGTGTCACCAGTCTCTACGACCTGATGGATGCGGCCTATTGCAGTGCTGATTTGCACGAATACAGCCGTCATCTGGGGCATGTCCCTCTGATTGATCACAATCCTCGCGGCGGACAGAAAGAAGCGTTTGAACCTGCTGATGCCGAGCGTTACAAAATTCGCAGCACCGTAGAACGAACCAATGCCCGCCTGAAGGATGAATTTGGTGGTCGGAATGTGTGGGTGCAAGGTGCGCAAAAAGTTTACAGCCACTTGATGTTTGGGATTTTGGTGTTGAGTGCTGATCAACTGATGCGTGTCTTGTTATAA